AGATTTGCAAGCTCTTGAGGTTCAAATTTCTGATTGTTGTTTACGTGTTTTAGTGATATGGATTACCTTCCTGTTGAGGTCGTCGGGAATATCCTCTCTCACCTCGGAGCAGCGAGGGATGTGATTGTAGCATCTGCAACGTGTAGAAAGTGGCGGGAGGCTTGTCAGAAACACCTCCATACCCTTTCATTTAATTCTCATGATTGGCCACTCTATCGAGACCTAAGTACTAGTAGGCTAGAGATACTGATTACTCAGACATTGTTTCAGACAACACATTTACAAGGTTTATCGATATTGATGGATGATGTTGATGAGTTTTCAGCTTCCACGGTAGTTGCTTGGCTCATGTATACAAGAGAATCGTTGCAATGGTTGTTTTACAATGTTCGTACTAATCCAAATATCAACATTCTTGATATATGCGGGCGACAGAAGTTGGAAATGTTGGTGCTTGCTCATAATTCAGTATCAGGGGTTGAACCAAATTATCAGAGGTTCCTCTGTTTAAAATCACTCTCGTTAAGTTACGTTAGTATTTCAGCATTGGATCTTAATTTGTTACTGACGGCATGTCCAAAGATTGAAAGTTTAGCCCTTGTGAATCCGGAGATTGCAATGTCAGATGCACAGGTAACTGTTGAGCTGAACAGCACTACACTAAAGAGTATCTACATTGAAGCGATAAGTTTGGACAAGTTTATATTGGAGGCTGATAGCCTTGAGAATCTGCACTTGAAAGATTGTGCACTTGAGCTTTTTGAGCTCGTCGGTAAAGGAACTTTGAAGTATTTCAAGATTGATGATGTTAGTATAATACATCTTGATGTTGGCGAGTCTGTTGATAATCTTGAAACCGTTGATGTTAGTAATTTCACCATAAATTGGTCCAAGTTTTATCAGATGATCTCGAAATCATCTACCATGACAAGTCTCAGGTTATGGGACGTTGTGTTTGATGAAGAGGATGAGATAGTGGATGTCGAAACAATTGCACTTTGCTTCCCACAGTTGAACCATCTTGCGGTTAGTTATGATTTACGAGACGACTTACGTGAAGGAATTCTCCACTATGGTTTACAAGGACTATCTCTGTTAGAGAATGTCAATGTGTTGGAGCTGGGATCAACGGTAATTAATGACGTATTTACCCAGTGGGTTACTGCTCTACTGCAACGATGCCCTAATCTCACTAAATTAGTTATTCACGGAGTGATTTCCGAGACTAAAACACCTGAAGAGTGTCAAATGTTAGCCAACTTTACCTCATCTATTGTTCAGCTGATGAGGCGATACTTACACGTAGATATTCAGTTTGAATTTGAGTAGATCAGAGCACGTACGCGTCAATGTGGTATATTGGGCGCAATCAACAATATCGGAGGCAGGTAGAAAAGGTATTTAATTGAACTTGAAGCCTTTGTTTCCTCCTGTACTTTGCACTATTTTGTTGTAGTTActgttcctttcttttttttcctgaaTGTTTCTTTATGCTTTCTATTGTAATTTTTCCATGATTTCTTCACTTCCGTTACTTCTTTTTTCAATCTGCTTTGTTATGCTTTTCCCTTTAAGTTGAGGGTTTATCGGAAATAATCTCTTTACCTTCTAAGGTAGGGCCATAAGGGTAAGGTATAAGTACACCAAacctcacttgtgggattacactgagtatgttgttgttgtgtccCAGCCTTGGTGGACAGAGTTATCTGATATCTGTTCAGAAATAGCTGCCTAAACAAAAAAACTGTTTTGTTTGGTAACTTGTCTTCTCAGTTTTGTGGAGTTTGAATTCGTAATGTACATACACATAACACGTTCTATGTCCTTGAGTGGAATCACGCTCGATATATATTTACTACGACTCTTTTCTTGAGCAAGTGATCTCGATCTCATATTGAAACtcttatttctttaacaggAGACTTGAACCCCACTGTGGATTAAGGAGATGGACTAGCGTGCTATGATGTGTGAAAATTTCAAACGTCGTCTCCTTAAGTTGGAAATTTCACGTTTCAACAGCTCGTGTCACAATAAGGACAAGTACGAAGTCTACCGCGCCAtgtcctttttcttttcatttcagTATGGTAAAAGTTAATCGCCTAATGAACGTCGATAGGACTTGCATCTCTTGTATCTTAGTCCACCCGACTGTGGAGGTGAAATGAGTGTCGTAGACTCGTAGTAATGTTTGCAACAA
The DNA window shown above is from Solanum lycopersicum chromosome 11, SLM_r2.1 and carries:
- the LOC101257734 gene encoding F-box/LRR-repeat protein At1g67190 — translated: MDYLPVEVVGNILSHLGAARDVIVASATCRKWREACQKHLHTLSFNSHDWPLYRDLSTSRLEILITQTLFQTTHLQGLSILMDDVDEFSASTVVAWLMYTRESLQWLFYNVRTNPNINILDICGRQKLEMLVLAHNSVSGVEPNYQRFLCLKSLSLSYVSISALDLNLLLTACPKIESLALVNPEIAMSDAQVTVELNSTTLKSIYIEAISLDKFILEADSLENLHLKDCALELFELVGKGTLKYFKIDDVSIIHLDVGESVDNLETVDVSNFTINWSKFYQMISKSSTMTSLRLWDVVFDEEDEIVDVETIALCFPQLNHLAVSYDLRDDLREGILHYGLQGLSLLENVNVLELGSTVINDVFTQWVTALLQRCPNLTKLVIHGVISETKTPEECQMLANFTSSIVQLMRRYLHVDIQFEFE